tgtatgagtataattgttgattgaggtagatttattgtggtgattgttatgatgatgaggaagagtatgttgaattgaaaagaatgcaGGTTTGGACCtaaaaagggtggcaaagtccgaattttagaggagatgctgctaaaattttataaaaattagagattttatttatatgattatttaaaaagatttagattcaaaggttatatggtttgattttgagttattaagaaaatgagtatgttttaagttcgattcatttagaaaagaatgaattatgttttgaattggaactATTGATGGACGGAATGGGAGGTGTGATAATGAAGGATAACGATTGAATATGACTGATGTATAATGATGAATGAGATCcgattgagaatgatgtggatgttgatgaattataattgaattatttatatggcttctgaatttgaatgatctgagatacgagattccctgggtaaagtaccgtggcttgcTACCATGTGTACCaagttgaaaactcgatactatGTTGACCATACGACGTAAGGGTGATTGGGCACTATAAATTCTCGTGAATGTTACCcctattgagcaatattgattatttgagaaaaagttaTGCATAGACTTTTGGGGATGCACATCGAGGGACAGACTAAGGTTTTCGGACTTGTCCggttggctggataactgacagatgagccttatcagccataggacaggcatgcatcatatgcattctacttgaattacttgttgtgTATTAACTGAGTGTGCCTAAGTGTACTTGCTATGctaaatgtatatttgttacctGCAATATATGTGATCTTCTTGTGCTTGTCTTTATCTGTTTATTTGTCTGTAAAATGCATGATGGAGTCGGAGGTATGAAGGAATGGCAGTATAGGACTTagatttaaggttaagttaagttaggCTTTAATACTTTtagaaaaccaccttttatgacttctgtttaatactttaaactCTATAATTTGGGTGTcagcgttctaggattgcctctggcattcccaagACCTTGTATATcatgtgtgtggcacctttactatactgagaacctccgattctcattccatactatgttgttatttttcaaatgCTATAGGTTTATGGAGAGACAAGATTGTGTTTATGTACATTTGGATTTtggatatgtatgtatatatgtataagtATTCTCTGGCCAGTCTTGACTTCACGGGCTGAGCTAGGAGCTtgttaatttgtatttttggCACTCTATTCCTACTTTTATTATCTTATGTTTCACAGCTATAGCCTTCTTAGCATGCAAGTTAACTCGTCtcttgagcgttgcgcttttatttcgcaatttttctttcctttattCTTCAAGACTCCTAGCATATTATCCTTATGCTATTATATGTACACATTTTAAtttagaggttgtaataccACACCACTTCTATTTTACGGATTAAGCGTAAAGttttgtgtggtagggtgttacacttacTAACAAAAGGATGTAAAGTATCCACATTTCGTTTGAGGGATCTattgttacttttttttcttcaggATCTAACTTGTCTGAACGCGAAATCCTCAGGGACCTAATTATCACTTTACTTAATATATTATCTGTATTAATGAGATATTTAATAAAACATATACGAATAAAAATAGTGAATGGACTAATTTAGTGCACGTCATTCAATTttagggactaaaatgagtcatttAATGTAAagtgagggactaatttggtaCATCTACAATGATTACATAATGGACGACACATGGACGAATATTGTTGCAACATATTGCACAAACAAACAAGTAGCCAAATAGCATTGTGACACGTGACACAACCATCTACATCAggatgccacgtgtcactggtcACCGCATCATCATACCATTATACGTGGCTAAATCATGGAGTGACATATGTCACTAACAGCCCACGTCATCAAGCCATGTAATCACGTTGTTAATGAAAAATGGATCAGAGACTAATGTGGTGCACTTTTGTCAATTTCAGGAacgtaattaaaaaaaattagaatcttAGGGACGATTTGAGTGCACAACGCTAATTTTTGGGACTATTTTGGGGTTTAACTCTCCCAATCTACATATATGAGGACTACTAGGAGGACATCaagttttgtgatttgtaattAGCCATCAATTAATTATCATTGGTGTTTCTAAcagtgtgagatttcatccaatgatgTGAGGttattcacttttcttttgctAATTAAGTGatggccaaattttaataaaagtacttgCCCTAAATTTTCTccatatatttgtatataatttttcattcatataaaaaattttactccCTACTATTTTACAAAATAGAATATTCATTATTACGTTTATAAACTGTGTTGTTTTGTCAGTAAATGTgttatttacatataatttttgtgttattgttagaatttttatgttattttgtaataatagaagacaccaaaaaaattgtattaatagaaaaaagggaagaaaaaggaagttttgtattattttgtATCAAATGGTAAAACTTGGGgggaaaaaacaaaagaacaagacaAAACACTTGTGCAGGTAGTTTTTCTCTTTATATTGAAGCGGGAAGACACGGAAACGTAATTAAACTCCTAAGCCAGCAGTGAACACCACACCCGTTGAAGGTAACCAAAGATTTCCCTCAATAAATTGTGTGACAGTGAAGTTACTAGCCTGGCTAGAATCATTCATGACATGGTACCCGGGCCATTTCACGCGGTTAGAAAGCCCAGATCCGGGCCCATGATTCATGTACTCGGCATAATACAACGTGTCCAAAGAAACATTGCCACTCCACTCAAGCCACCCTTCCGGCCTCAGCACATCACTAATGAAAGATTGCATCACAATTGTCCTTGAATATGGCTTCCATGGTCTACCAAGGTACGTGTGAGTAGTGTTGATCAATGGCACAAGGTCGGAGTCTGCTGTTATATTGGAAAATTGTATTGAGAAACCGGTTGGCTCGGTCGGTTCTTTCCGGCCGTGCGCCGTAATGGTGTTCTTTTGATCCGGTAGGCCTTTTTTAGCGAGGATTTGGCAGTTCTGGAAAATCGCAGTCGCATCGCCAAAGATGAAGTCAACGGTGCCAGTGATTTTGCATTCTCTGTAAAATTGACGCATTGTGTGGGCGTAGAGGCTGTCTTGGTAACCAAAGATACCACATCGGTAGTAAACGCTAAGGTCCGAGTCGGATCTTAGCGCCACTGCTTGGTGCTTCGCCGGCCCTGCTGTGTTCTGGAAAGCGATGTCTCTTGCTATGAATCCTCTACCACTCACAGCTGCACATGTATCATTCCACATCATAAtcagtatataaaaaaatttgagaaaaaataattgtatttatataaaattgatagaaaaaaaatattaaataataatttagtcaaagtTAAACCTGATGTGCAGTtctctttataaaaaaatatggttaagtataattaaacatattaaattttttattaatttttaactgcTTTACACGAAAACAACTGCCTGTTAAtctgttccaaaataaaattgtataaGTTCTGGTATCAATTAATTGTCCATTGTACCGAATTAGAAAATAGACGGCACAATTAATTGAAGTGGAGGGAGGTGTATGAGATTTGGGTCAGAGATTTCAGATGTTAAACAAGGCGTGTGGACTTGAAGCATTATTAATGTAATGTAGGTACAGCACATGTGCTTATTAAATTGTGGTTGGAGAATTGGATTAAGTTATGTTTATATGTTAGTTAgggtttaataaataatatggCCCTACAATGTACTGCTTATGAATATGTAATCGTGGACTATATCGAATGTTCCTGAGGATGTTATTAAGTTATTTCGTGTTGCTTCTGGTGTAGGCCATTCCATTGATAATCCATTTCATGATGAGTTAAGAGTTTAGGCGAAATGGAAATCTAAGTTAATGTAAGATAGTTTCTCGAGTTCTCGTTGTCTACACAATACAATGCAGGCAGTAGACATGACCTGACCTCCAGATGGGATAGAGGTCAACTTTAGGTCTCAAATAGCCACGCAAAGCAAACATATTTTTTCCaccatattattattagatgGACAATGATGTGTTACGTGTACCTAAAATTTACAGTTTTATACCATCactaaaatatgaattaaaaaaattgtgacaactttaataaaaataaagactaAAGTGACaataacagaaaaagaaaagatgaggTTGATGATATAAGAAAAAAGTgataaaaagtaaaaaggaattagaaaaagggaaagaatgaatGAGTGTATATTTGTACTTTGAGTAAAccgtttattttgttttatcgtTCTCAAGACTGTGGTCataataaaaattgatattCATTTTCAAAAGTAATAGTTGTGTTATATTACATACTGTGTAATTTATTTTGATCCTTTTNAAAAAATGTAACTTTTAATGaccaaattattataaaaatcttgaaaatcaatttaatttttattactaacACACAAGTATGAATTGGAGAAATTGAACCGTGTAGAAATACTTTTATATCTACTTTTACTATATATaatgaaaattagagaggagtttggtgcacaaaattgtattcataaaatatattttatcatctatatcaacaaaaaaatcttttgttcctaaaatttgaatccaaaCCATTTAATTATGGTGCAAAATTAGATTAGTACACTACTAttagttcataaattaaagaaagtatATAGGATATATCCTTATTTCtacaaacataaaaataaacaaaagaatagaaatgacaataaataaatgaGCAGAAAAGTAATATGTAGTaataatttcttgttttatataggaagataaaaatcatGAAACATCTCCAACCGTACAAGTCATATCtcataaaagaaaattgtatGATACATTGTTTGCTATTTACGTACTCATCACTTTATTGATATATGATTAAGTTATAACAAGCCACAATATAATAGTatagtataataataaaaagattatcATATGTACACAAACATTTAGCCATTAAATTAGTTATTcctaaagaaataaaatgatgaatatatatatatatatgagatcATATCgctaatattaataataagacgggagaaaaatttaaaggaacaaaataaaaaatatatataagagaaaAGTTTCGGTCTTACCAAAAGTGGCTGACCGGAAAGTGGTCCAACCATCAACAAAACTGCGGTTACCGGTAATAACGGTGTTATTCATCCCATCTCCAATAATCATAAGattccacttcttcttcttaatcTCAACATTCTCATTATAAACACCCTTCTTTATGTATATCACATACCGACTCATACTATAATTAGGTGCATCTTTCACAGCATCCATTATCTTTGTGTAATTCCCAGTGCCATCGGCGGCCACCACCGCGTCGGCGAACACGCCCACGCCGTTGTTGTTCGCTTCCAGAAGCTTCTTCCTATCCCTTGGTTTCACCCATGCAGGGAACTTCCCTTGTTTTGTGGAGAAGGAGTGATCCGGAACCGGGTCCACTTGGGTTAGTAAGTTCTGAACCAGTGAGATCATTTGGACTAAGCCAGTGGAAACTAGACCCTTAACCATGCTATTAGTGCCTTCGAATCCGTCCATGCATGTTTCTGGATTCGCCAGTGTTGCACTTAGCCATGTTCTTAAGTCTGAGCTTAGGTTCCCAGTACTGTTATGCTTCcctataaaataataaatatactttaaatgaataatatatataataatattattattatacccattttttctttaatttaatgtCACATGGATTTCCGACATTTCAACAAGATGAATTAATCAgaagtaataaaaga
The genomic region above belongs to Arachis duranensis cultivar V14167 chromosome 3, aradu.V14167.gnm2.J7QH, whole genome shotgun sequence and contains:
- the LOC107479438 gene encoding pectinesterase/pectinesterase inhibitor PPE8B, whose protein sequence is MALASRKMPLLRTPTSSFTITSSVLFFLVAVAFLGGADGGAYFAGSECLKVTPSEFVVSVRDVVDVMQGIMSILAEFDNGGFGDDFRVSNAVSDCVDLLDLSSDELDWSVSATQNPQGKHNSTGNLSSDLRTWLSATLANPETCMDGFEGTNSMVKGLVSTGLVQMISLVQNLLTQVDPVPDHSFSTKQGKFPAWVKPRDRKKLLEANNNGVGVFADAVVAADGTGNYTKIMDAVKDAPNYSMSRYVIYIKKGVYNENVEIKKKKWNLMIIGDGMNNTVITGNRSFVDGWTTFRSATFAVSGRGFIARDIAFQNTAGPAKHQAVALRSDSDLSVYYRCGIFGYQDSLYAHTMRQFYRECKITGTVDFIFGDATAIFQNCQILAKKGLPDQKNTITAHGRKEPTEPTGFSIQFSNITADSDLVPLINTTHTYLGRPWKPYSRTIVMQSFISDVLRPEGWLEWSGNVSLDTLYYAEYMNHGPGSGLSNRVKWPGYHVMNDSSQASNFTVTQFIEGNLWLPSTGVVFTAGLGV